Proteins encoded in a region of the Marinococcus sp. PL1-022 genome:
- a CDS encoding zinc-dependent alcohol dehydrogenase — protein sequence MNGLTLENPSRLKLVENDQEILNENDVRLKIIYGGICGSDLSVYSGKLPHADYPVRPGHEILGIIKEAGVKSHYSTGERVIVQPNTYCGECEYCLQGKTNICPYKKSLGINADGGFAEEVVIDSKYVLPVATGITDERAILIEPLAVIVHALKKVKVNEKKKVAVIGCGTEGMLAIALADYLGGNVSAVDINEDKLRKVKNNYEAVKVNYPEEAKNSYFDIVIEAAGTKSSFEQSIDIVKPGGEIVCVGMTPSAELSVTTLVRKEITLYGSIIYNVPGDFTQTMEYLKASALNVEPVISKIFPFHDYQQAYDEALSGKYGKIIIQFGEEQ from the coding sequence ATGAATGGTTTAACGCTGGAAAATCCTTCCCGGTTAAAATTAGTAGAAAATGATCAAGAGATCTTAAATGAAAATGATGTGCGCCTCAAAATTATTTATGGAGGCATCTGTGGTTCGGATCTCAGTGTGTATAGCGGTAAATTGCCGCATGCTGATTATCCGGTTCGTCCAGGGCACGAAATTTTAGGAATTATTAAAGAAGCCGGAGTGAAAAGTCATTATTCGACAGGAGAGCGGGTAATTGTACAGCCCAATACTTATTGTGGTGAGTGTGAATACTGCCTGCAGGGGAAGACCAATATCTGCCCATACAAAAAATCACTTGGGATCAACGCAGACGGTGGATTTGCGGAAGAAGTAGTTATCGACAGTAAATATGTACTGCCTGTAGCCACCGGGATTACTGATGAACGGGCGATACTTATTGAACCGCTGGCAGTAATTGTGCATGCTCTAAAAAAAGTAAAAGTGAATGAAAAGAAAAAGGTAGCTGTCATAGGCTGCGGAACAGAAGGAATGCTCGCAATTGCATTAGCTGATTATTTGGGTGGGAATGTCAGCGCTGTTGATATTAATGAAGACAAGCTTCGCAAAGTAAAGAATAATTACGAAGCGGTAAAAGTGAACTATCCCGAAGAGGCCAAAAACAGTTATTTTGATATTGTTATTGAAGCGGCAGGTACAAAATCGTCGTTTGAACAAAGTATAGATATTGTTAAGCCGGGAGGAGAGATAGTATGTGTAGGTATGACTCCAAGCGCTGAACTATCCGTAACAACACTTGTACGTAAAGAAATAACCTTATACGGCTCTATTATTTATAATGTGCCCGGCGATTTTACTCAAACAATGGAATATCTCAAAGCTTCAGCCTTGAATGTAGAACCAGTGATCTCCAAAATATTTCCTTTTCATGACTATCAACAGGCTTATGATGAAGCTCTTTCAGGAAAATACGGGAAAATAATTATTCAATTCGGGGAGGAACAATAA
- a CDS encoding sugar phosphate isomerase/epimerase family protein, with protein MEPKFSLAHLTALEFSPPELTYLAAKTGFDYVSMRPIYMGLPGEKNYDLANNREMYKKTKKALQETGLELLDIELAKVDKGIDYKNYEPAFEVAAELGGKHVLSSIWIDDEDFALEQFSNICDLAEQYNLTVDLEYVPIASITNLSETVEILKKADKKNSGLMIDAHHFYRAGDNVEELTKLPMEWFHYMHLCDVPGAEPSSRQEMTRILREERLYVGEGNADIAGLLQHTPNVPYSLEIPHHRRSKEMGFEKHVKQCLQTAKQYVNNTVFSGES; from the coding sequence ATGGAGCCAAAGTTCTCTTTAGCACATTTAACAGCTTTAGAATTTAGTCCACCGGAACTGACATATTTAGCCGCAAAGACCGGTTTTGATTATGTTAGTATGCGTCCTATCTATATGGGGCTTCCTGGTGAAAAAAATTACGATTTAGCCAACAATCGGGAAATGTATAAAAAGACTAAAAAAGCTTTACAGGAAACTGGCCTCGAGCTGTTAGATATTGAATTGGCAAAAGTGGATAAAGGTATTGATTATAAAAATTATGAACCCGCATTTGAGGTAGCAGCTGAACTTGGTGGTAAGCATGTATTAAGCAGTATATGGATAGATGATGAGGACTTTGCATTAGAGCAATTTTCAAATATATGTGACCTTGCAGAGCAATATAATTTAACTGTAGATTTAGAATATGTTCCGATAGCCAGCATAACCAACCTTTCAGAAACGGTAGAGATATTAAAAAAAGCAGATAAGAAAAATTCCGGTCTGATGATTGATGCCCATCACTTTTATAGAGCAGGGGATAACGTGGAAGAATTAACCAAGCTGCCAATGGAATGGTTTCATTACATGCATTTATGTGATGTTCCAGGAGCCGAGCCTTCTTCCCGACAGGAGATGACTAGAATTCTTCGGGAAGAAAGGCTTTATGTTGGGGAGGGTAATGCTGATATTGCCGGACTTCTCCAACATACTCCAAACGTGCCATACTCCCTGGAGATTCCGCATCATCGGCGCTCGAAGGAAATGGGCTTCGAAAAACATGTGAAACAATGCTTACAAACTGCTAAACAATACGTCAACAATACTGTGTTTAGCGGCGAAAGTTAA
- a CDS encoding thiamine pyrophosphate-binding protein: protein MKKLVSNLLANYLETRGVEHVFGLCGHTNIAVLAELEKTSVKFVNVRHEQIAAHMADGYARAKNETSVLLSHVGPGLTNASTGVANAALDSIPMVVIAGDVPSHYYGKHPHQEMNMHADASQYEVYRPFVKRAWRVDRPDLFPEILEKAFQLAESGNPGPVLVSVPMDMFSKEIEESLFEQQKRHTKKLQKPSLDENTAKEIVQKLIHAKQPLLHVGGGIMLADASEEIREFANHLGLPVSHSLMGKGAMSDDDDLTLGMTGFWGTQFINDKTRNADWIMALGTRFAEADSSSWEGEYTFQIPPTKLIHIDIDSSEIGRNYPVEIGAVADLKQALKALIKAAKEELPEGKENSELKKEIREYKQAFNEANQKLVEDNSFPMVPQRILAEVRNVVPKDAYITTDVGWNKNGMGQQFPIYEAGSVLTPGGYATMGFGAPAALGAKVAAPDKKVISLVGDGGFGQNPALMATAVEENIPVVWVVMNNSSYGTIAGLEKAHFGTTYGTVFERNGESYTPDYAVIARGYGVEGIKIEKAEEFKPALEEALASEKPVVIDVAMINEPVPTDGHWNIMDIYSPGKKVHHAGV from the coding sequence ATGAAAAAATTGGTTTCGAATCTGTTAGCTAATTATCTGGAAACCCGCGGAGTTGAACATGTATTTGGCTTATGTGGACATACAAATATTGCAGTATTGGCTGAATTGGAAAAAACCTCGGTGAAATTCGTGAATGTTCGCCATGAGCAAATTGCCGCTCATATGGCAGACGGATACGCCAGAGCAAAAAATGAAACTTCTGTTTTATTAAGCCATGTAGGACCGGGCCTTACCAATGCGTCTACTGGAGTGGCAAACGCTGCTTTGGATTCAATTCCCATGGTTGTTATCGCGGGAGACGTGCCTTCTCATTATTATGGAAAGCATCCTCACCAAGAAATGAATATGCACGCCGATGCTTCTCAATATGAAGTGTACCGTCCATTTGTCAAACGAGCGTGGAGAGTTGACCGTCCGGATCTATTTCCAGAAATTTTGGAAAAAGCTTTTCAATTAGCAGAAAGTGGAAATCCAGGCCCGGTTTTAGTATCCGTGCCGATGGATATGTTTTCTAAAGAAATTGAGGAGTCTTTATTTGAACAGCAAAAACGCCATACGAAAAAACTCCAGAAGCCATCTTTGGATGAAAATACAGCAAAAGAAATCGTGCAGAAGCTTATCCATGCAAAACAGCCGTTGCTGCACGTCGGTGGCGGCATTATGCTCGCCGATGCCTCAGAGGAAATTCGGGAATTTGCCAATCATTTAGGCCTGCCGGTCTCCCATTCCCTGATGGGTAAAGGTGCTATGTCAGACGATGATGACTTAACACTTGGTATGACCGGGTTCTGGGGCACACAATTTATTAACGATAAAACGAGAAATGCGGATTGGATAATGGCTCTTGGTACAAGGTTTGCTGAAGCTGACAGCAGCTCTTGGGAAGGAGAGTACACGTTTCAAATTCCCCCAACTAAACTAATACACATTGATATCGATTCTTCAGAAATCGGACGCAACTATCCAGTAGAAATTGGTGCTGTAGCAGACTTGAAACAAGCTTTAAAAGCCTTGATTAAAGCAGCGAAAGAAGAACTGCCGGAAGGCAAAGAAAACAGCGAACTTAAAAAAGAAATTAGAGAATATAAGCAAGCATTTAACGAAGCGAATCAAAAACTCGTGGAGGACAATAGTTTCCCAATGGTTCCCCAGCGGATTTTAGCTGAAGTGAGAAATGTTGTCCCTAAAGATGCTTATATTACAACAGACGTCGGCTGGAACAAGAACGGCATGGGTCAGCAATTCCCCATTTATGAAGCAGGCTCGGTATTAACTCCGGGAGGCTACGCTACGATGGGTTTTGGCGCTCCAGCAGCGTTAGGGGCGAAAGTGGCAGCTCCGGACAAAAAAGTTATCTCTCTTGTAGGGGACGGAGGCTTCGGTCAAAACCCCGCACTCATGGCAACAGCGGTAGAAGAGAATATTCCGGTAGTGTGGGTCGTGATGAATAATTCTTCCTACGGAACGATAGCAGGGTTGGAAAAAGCGCATTTTGGTACGACCTACGGCACCGTTTTCGAGCGTAACGGAGAGAGCTACACGCCGGATTATGCAGTAATTGCCCGGGGATATGGAGTAGAAGGAATTAAAATTGAAAAAGCAGAAGAGTTCAAGCCAGCTTTAGAAGAAGCCCTGGCCAGCGAAAAGCCTGTAGTTATTGATGTCGCTATGATCAATGAGCCGGTGCCGACAGACGGACACTGGAACATCATGGACATCTACTCGCCTGGAAAAAAAGTTCACCATGCAGGTGTTTGA
- the aroD gene encoding type I 3-dehydroquinate dehydratase, producing the protein MKELKVRNTLLTNERPCVCVPLIGKSKNELLDETKHIIQKEPDLIEWRADFFEDLVEFETVLDALEQVRKEIGDIPLLFTIRSIHEGGQKVELNANEKIELIKKVCATRHIDFIDYELENNQEHIEEVQKNAEKNNVKLILSFHDFHQTPDEEEMLAKFHKASNRKADIAKLAVMPKNMKDVLAVLQVTEKTNDELAIPVVTMAMGADGAITRLAGWKTGSLFTFGIGKGSSAPGQVPIELIKSMEAPLKSNK; encoded by the coding sequence TTGAAAGAATTAAAAGTGAGAAATACATTGTTAACAAACGAACGGCCATGTGTATGTGTACCGCTTATAGGTAAAAGTAAAAACGAGCTGCTTGACGAAACAAAGCACATTATTCAAAAAGAACCGGATCTTATCGAATGGCGCGCAGATTTTTTTGAAGATCTTGTAGAATTCGAAACAGTATTAGACGCGCTTGAACAGGTTAGAAAAGAAATTGGAGATATTCCTTTATTGTTCACTATTCGTTCTATACACGAGGGTGGGCAAAAAGTTGAGTTGAATGCAAACGAAAAAATTGAGTTGATAAAAAAAGTCTGTGCTACCCGTCACATAGATTTTATAGATTATGAATTAGAAAATAATCAAGAGCACATTGAAGAGGTCCAAAAAAATGCGGAGAAAAACAATGTAAAATTAATATTATCTTTTCACGATTTTCATCAAACACCTGACGAAGAGGAAATGTTGGCTAAGTTTCATAAAGCAAGTAATAGGAAGGCAGATATAGCTAAGCTGGCAGTAATGCCTAAAAATATGAAAGACGTTTTGGCCGTCTTGCAGGTAACAGAGAAAACAAATGATGAACTGGCTATTCCGGTCGTTACTATGGCAATGGGAGCAGATGGCGCAATAACTAGACTCGCCGGGTGGAAAACAGGCTCTTTATTTACCTTCGGCATTGGGAAAGGAAGTTCAGCTCCGGGCCAAGTTCCAATTGAATTGATTAAAAGTATGGAGGCTCCTTTGAAGTCTAATAAATAA
- a CDS encoding FadR/GntR family transcriptional regulator yields MIEEELLRLIEKGTMLPGDKLPAERMLADRLRCSRTSLREAFRVLESKGIIVSRIGGGRYLQNVYQQQYFNYDPVKAMEQTAILHFIEARKTLEPNIARLASERATLEQLEEIEKNMKSIQIDTDADKSFHLSVAEASGNFVFVTMMKSNLEMIYKMRSKMLEDKERYKQAQREHEEIFRHIKNRQGKNAEKAMLNHLQHLKINISEN; encoded by the coding sequence TTGATTGAAGAAGAGTTACTGCGGCTGATAGAAAAAGGAACTATGCTTCCGGGCGACAAACTCCCGGCTGAAAGGATGCTTGCCGATAGGCTGCGTTGTAGCAGAACTTCTCTAAGAGAAGCTTTCCGGGTTCTTGAGTCAAAAGGAATTATCGTGTCCCGAATAGGAGGAGGTCGATATTTACAAAATGTATACCAGCAGCAGTATTTCAATTATGATCCTGTAAAAGCAATGGAACAAACAGCTATTCTGCATTTTATTGAGGCAAGAAAAACACTTGAACCCAATATTGCCCGGTTAGCCAGTGAAAGAGCGACATTGGAACAGCTTGAAGAGATAGAGAAAAATATGAAATCAATTCAAATAGATACTGATGCAGATAAAAGTTTTCATCTTTCGGTAGCCGAAGCCTCTGGAAATTTTGTTTTCGTAACAATGATGAAATCGAATTTAGAAATGATTTATAAGATGCGCAGTAAAATGCTGGAAGATAAAGAAAGATATAAACAAGCTCAACGAGAACACGAAGAAATATTCCGGCATATAAAAAATAGACAAGGGAAAAACGCTGAGAAAGCAATGCTCAATCATTTGCAGCACCTAAAAATAAATATTAGTGAAAATTAA
- a CDS encoding aldehyde dehydrogenase family protein: MQELLAQPFVENRWLKDEKTKETIYNPYNGKSIGNQYTASLEDVEKALQAAYKDKKEIGSIPSGKRAKILKAAALLLEEEKETFAKLIAEELGKPLKNTRDEVSRSIETLELSGEEAKRLHGETIPGDASERGTMAMASTYRVPVGVIAAITPFNAPLNLVCHKIGPAFAGGNVTILKPAPQTALIATALLDLMLRAGLPESAVHMLLGGVEIGQKIVQDDRVNVISFTGGTKASKNICDTAGMKKVLLELGGNAATIVHHDADIQEAAKMSAKTGNSNSGQSCISVQRIYVHRSAMNEFSEALKTNVEQLQLGDPLDAATDIGSLVDENAANRVKSWIDEAVDGGAELLTGGVQYGATITPTVLLNPKHEDKVVCEEVFGPLISVIPYDDIDEAITWANDSEFGLQTGIFTKNIDLAYKVANQIEAGGIIINGTSNFRLDHWPYGGVKNSGIGREGPRFAIEEMTEMKMVVLRLPANE, from the coding sequence ATGCAGGAACTATTAGCTCAGCCTTTTGTTGAAAACCGTTGGTTGAAGGATGAGAAGACAAAAGAAACGATTTATAACCCTTACAATGGAAAAAGTATTGGCAATCAATATACTGCAAGTCTCGAGGATGTTGAAAAAGCTCTACAGGCAGCCTATAAAGACAAAAAAGAAATTGGATCTATCCCTTCTGGTAAGCGGGCGAAAATTTTAAAAGCAGCCGCATTACTGCTTGAAGAAGAGAAGGAAACGTTCGCCAAACTAATTGCTGAAGAACTGGGCAAGCCTCTTAAAAATACTAGAGATGAAGTTTCCCGCTCGATTGAAACACTGGAACTTTCCGGGGAAGAAGCGAAACGGCTGCACGGGGAGACTATCCCGGGGGATGCCTCTGAACGTGGAACCATGGCCATGGCATCCACGTACCGGGTTCCGGTAGGAGTCATCGCCGCTATTACGCCATTTAACGCTCCGCTCAACCTCGTCTGTCATAAAATTGGACCAGCGTTCGCCGGGGGAAATGTCACTATTTTAAAGCCCGCTCCCCAGACAGCGTTGATCGCTACAGCGTTGTTAGATTTGATGCTGCGGGCGGGGCTTCCAGAAAGCGCGGTTCATATGCTTTTAGGCGGCGTCGAAATTGGTCAGAAAATTGTGCAGGATGATCGGGTAAATGTTATTTCCTTCACGGGAGGGACCAAAGCGAGTAAAAATATTTGCGATACAGCGGGAATGAAAAAGGTTCTGCTCGAACTTGGAGGCAATGCTGCTACGATAGTCCATCATGACGCTGACATTCAAGAAGCCGCAAAAATGAGTGCTAAAACCGGTAATAGTAACTCGGGTCAAAGCTGTATTTCAGTGCAGCGTATTTATGTGCACCGTTCGGCAATGAATGAATTTTCAGAAGCACTAAAAACAAACGTTGAACAGCTTCAATTAGGGGATCCTTTGGACGCTGCCACTGATATAGGTTCTCTTGTAGATGAAAATGCAGCAAATCGGGTGAAATCATGGATAGATGAAGCTGTAGATGGAGGGGCTGAACTTTTAACAGGGGGAGTGCAGTACGGGGCTACGATCACTCCAACTGTGCTGTTGAATCCTAAGCACGAAGATAAAGTGGTATGTGAAGAGGTTTTTGGGCCGCTTATAAGCGTTATCCCTTATGACGATATCGATGAAGCAATAACGTGGGCGAATGACTCTGAATTTGGTCTCCAAACAGGAATATTCACCAAAAATATCGATCTTGCCTACAAAGTGGCCAATCAAATTGAAGCTGGAGGCATCATCATTAATGGAACCTCGAATTTCCGGCTGGATCACTGGCCATACGGTGGCGTGAAAAATAGTGGTATTGGAAGAGAAGGCCCGAGATTTGCAATAGAAGAAATGACTGAAATGAAGATGGTGGTTCTGCGTCTGCCGGCCAATGAATAA